The stretch of DNA AAGGGGCAGCGCTTGAAAGTGCTTTATGCCACTCAGGTGGCTGTCAAGCCGCCAGCTTTTGCGGTATTCGTCAATGATCCCGAACTGATGCACTTCTCTTATGTCCGATTCTTGGAGAATCGCATCAGGGAGGCCTTCGGATTCACTGGTACACCAATCAAGATTTTCCCTAGAAGAAGATCATAAACAGGGACGAGGAGGATTTATATGACACAACGAATAACAGCAGTACTCGGTGCCGGCAGTTGGGGAACCGCCCTTGCCATGGTTTTGGCGGATAATGGACATGAGGTCAGGATCTGGTCGCATAATCCAGCGCAGGTAGCTGCCATCAATGAGACACGGGGGAACGAGAAATATCTGCCCGGAGTGACACTTCCTGCATCCATCACTGCATATGCAGCCATGGAAGATACTGTGAAAGATGCGGATGCTGTCATACTCGTCGTACCGGCAAAAGCCACCCGTGAGGTCGCATCGAAGCTGGCAGCGCATCTTCCAGCGGATGCTGTCATCGCTCACGCTACGAAAGGCATCGAGCCGAAAACAAGCAAGCGGGTTTCCGAGATGATCGAGGAAGAGCTAAAAGCTGTCGATCATCGTCCTGTCGTTGTTTTATCCGGTCCAAGCCATGCAGAAGAAGTAGCAAAAAGACAGCCGACGACACTGAGTGCTTCTTCTGTCGAGATGGAGGAAGCCAAGAAGGTCCAAGAGCTGTTCATGAATGAGAATTTCCGTGTCTATACGATCACGGATATGGTCGGTGTTGAACTTGGCGGATCGTTGAAGAATATCATCGCTCTTGGTGCAGGTATTTCGGATGGTCTCGGATATGGTGATAATGCAAAAGCGGCCTTGATAACAAGGGGGCTCGCGGAGATTGCCCGTCTCGGGACGAAACTTGGGGCGAATCCGCTGACGTTCATCGGCTTATCCGGAATGGGAGACCTTATTGTGACATGCACGAGTGTGCATAGCCGCAATTGGCGCACTGGCAATATGCTTGGAAAAGGCATGAGCCTGGAAGAAGCACTTGCGCAGATGGGCATGGCTGTCGAGGGCGTCCGTACGACAGAGGCCGTCGCAGAGCTTGCTGACAAAGCTGGCGTCGAGATGCCGATCACCAAGGGCATCAATCAAATCCTTTTCCATGGCGCAAAAGCAAAGGATATCGTTGATCAGCTGATGACGCGAATGCCGAAGCATGAAATGGAGGATCTTCAGGATGTGCTGAATGCCCGCTAACATTTTTTCACTCTTTGCATATACTGTTTCGTAGCTATACTGCAAGGAGGAATGAATGTGGCAGACTTTCAGAAAAACCTGATTGACCAGATTCAGAAGAAATCGAATGTAAAGGCTGAAGATATCTACAAGGTGGCCAATTCTGTAAAAAGTGCAAACTTCCAAGATGAGGCTACAGTCCGCGGTTTGGTGAAGCAATTGGCTGCCATGGCAGGCAAGCCGCTTTCACAAGAAAAAGAAGATAAAATCGTCAAAGCGATCATTGGCAACAACATGCCTGCAGATATGAATACGCTGAGCAAATTATTCAAAAACTAACAGCGGCAATTGGGCAGAACAACTTACCAACCCTTGCCCTTTACGCATAAACTAACTCGCACCAGCATATTTTTCTAGGTTGCCTTGGGTATATTTAGTCTATTTCAAGAAGAAGCGAAAGCTTCTTCTTTTTTTATTGGTATGAACCGCAGTGGGTGCGCATAGATTATCGGCAGAGGGCAATATGCTGTTCGTCCTTTCCTGCAAATCCGCCCTTTGATGCCAGCAGGCAAGGAATCCATTATTTCTAGCATATTTGGATAGGACAACATCATAAACTGCTAGTGTATGTAGCTAAGACTGTCCATGCATCGAAAGTAGATCGGGAGGGGATCTTTTGGAAAGAGTAGATATTTTTAAAGATATCTCGAAACGGACAAACGGCGATATCTACCTCGGGGTGGTAGGGGCTGTCCGTACTGGGAAATCGACTTTTATCAAGAAGTTCATGGAACTGGTTGTCCTGCCTAACATGGAGGATGAAGCCGAGCGGGCCCGAGCCCAGGATGAATTGCCGCAAAGTGCCGCAGGCAGGACAATCATGACGACGGAACCGAAATTCGTCCCGAACAACGCCGTCTCCCTTCAAGTGGACGAAGGTCTGGAAGTAAGTGTCCGGGTCGTCGACTGTGTAGGATATACAGTGGAAGGCGCGAAAGGTTTCGAGGATGAAAATGGACCGCGTATGATAAATACGCCATGGTATGAAGAGCCTATTCCTTTCCATGATGCGGCCGAAATCGGTACTCGCAAGGTCATACAGGAACACAGCACCATCGGTGTCGTCGTGACGACGGATGGATCCATCGGTGAAATTCCCCGCAGTGACTACGTGGAACCGGAAGAGCGTGTCGTATCCGAGCTGAAGGAAGTCGGCAAGCCATTCATCATGGTAATCAACTCTGTCACACCGCATAATCAAAACACAGAGCTGCTCCGCCAGGAATTGAGTGAGAAATATGATATACCTGTCATCGCGATGAGTGTGGAAAGCATGACAGAGCATGATGTGTATAATGTGCTTCGCGAGTCTTTGTATGAGTTCCCGGTCCTGGAAGTGAATGTCAACCTGCCAAGCTGGGTCATGGTGCTCAAGGAAGACCATTGGCTCCGTTCCAATTACCAGACAGCCATCCAGGAAACCGTGAAGGACATCAAGCGTCTCCGTGATGTGGATCGCGTGGTGGGATACTTTGATGAATACGATTATATCGAAAGAGCCAATCTGGCAGGGATGGAGCTTGGAGAAGGGGTAGCCGAAATCGATTTGCATGCTCCTGATGCCTTGTACGATCAAGTACTGAAGGAAATCGTCGGTGAAGAAATACGAGGCAAGGATCATCTGCTGCAGCTTATGCAGGATTTCTCACATGCCAAACGGGAATACGATCAAGTATCCGATGCACTGCATATGGTGAAACAGACAGGTTATGGCATCGCTGCACCAAGTTTGCAGGACATGGCCTTGGATGAACCAGAGATCATCAGGCAAGGCTCACGTTTCGGTGTGCGTCTGAAGGCGGTGGCGCCTAGCATCCACATGATCAAAGTGGATGTGCATTCCGAATTTGCACCGATCATCGGAACCGAGAAACAAAGCGAAGAGCTGGTCCGTTACTTGATGCAGGACTTCGAGGAAGATCCGCTATCCATTTGGGATTCGGATATCTTCGGACGCTCGCTCAATAGCATCGTGCGGGAAGGGATCCAAGGAAAGATAAGCTTGATGCCGGAGAATGCCAGATACAAATTGAAGGAAACATTGGAAAGGATCATCAACGAAGGATCGGGCGGTTTGATAGCGATCATTCTATGAGCGGCAATCAAGCCGCTTTATTTTTTTGTCCGAAATAAGCAGGAAATGAGATTAATTTAAGGTTTTATAGCGTTTTGTGTTGAATTATGCTGCTAAGTCGTATATTATAAGCGTTGATATCGCAACACAAGCGGTATTTTTTAGGTATAAAACCTATCTTTATGGTGAACAAATGATAGCAAATGCTATTATCTTACTGTTCAAGGTAATGTCAGGGAGGTGTAAACATGAATAAAACAGAACTAATCAATACTGTTGCTGAGAAAAGCGATCTTTCCAAAAAGGATGCTACGAAAGCTGTGGATGCGGTTTTCGATTCAATCATGGATTCTTTGAAACAAGGTGACAAAGTACAATTGATCGGCTTCGGTAACTTCGAAGTACGCGAGCGTGCTGCACGTAAAGGCCGCAACCCGCAGACTGGGAACGAAATCGAAATCCCGGCGAGCAAAGTTCCAGCGTTCAAAGCCGGAAAAGCCCTGAAAGATAGTGTGAAATAATTACATATGGGCGAAGATAAGGGATGCCTGAATCTATCAGGTGTCCCTTTTTATTTGACGAGCTTGCAGACAAGACGAATCGGGACATGCTGTGCTATAATGATTTTTATACAGTTTGAAATACGAAAAGGGCGCAGGTGATTGTTTTGTCCTATGCATCCATGGAAGAGCTACATACATTACGAAATAAAATAGAGAAGCGCATGCAGCAGGCTTATCTGGACGAGAATACGGAAGCACCATTCTTGGATGAGAACAAGCTGCTGTTATTGCAGACGCTATTTGGTCAAACGAACCTGCCCGATAAGCAGCAGACAGACTATACGATTACGATCATGCTGATTCAAATGGCTTTGGATACGCATGATAAAGTAATCAGGTTCACCAAGGCCGACGAGACCGATGAGGAGCGGAAGAACAGGCAGCTGACGGTGCTGGCAGGCAATTATTATAGCGCGCTCTATTATCAAATACTCGCGGGATTGGGAGAAATTGATATGGTGGCGCTGCTGGCAACCAGCATCAAGGAAATCAATGAACAGAAAATGTCGCTTTATTATGATGCGGCAACAAGTGAAGCGTTCTTCGGAAAGCTCGGGCGGCTGGAAGGCAACTTATTCCGGACAGCTGCTTCCCGCTACATGGATACGGCAAGTCTTGAACCCCTCGATGACTATTTCTTGATCAGCAAGCTGAAGCAGGAAGCAAGGGGGGACCAGCAGGGCCCCTTATCCCTGAAGCTTGCTGCAATCCTTGAGAGTCAGGAGAGCGGCATGACGGTACCGGAAGCGATACACCAGGAGATGGAAGCTGCCAAAGCCAGGCTCCTTGCAAAGCTGGACATACTGCCGCCAGCTTTTGCGAAGCTTTCCCGCAAGCTGCTGCTTCAGGGGAATAGGCAGAAAGAGTTATATCTGGAAGAAGGGTAATTATGGCACAAGAAACGAAAGAACAGCGTGTACATCACGTTTTCGAAAAGATATATGACCGCTATGATTTTATGAATTCCGTCATCTCATTCAGGCGTCATCGTGCCTGGAGACGAAGTGTGATGAAGAAAATGCAGGTACAGCCTGGCGATAAAGCATTGGATGTATGCTGCGGGACTGGGGATTGGTCCTTTTCCCTTGCGAAGGCCGTCGGCCCAAAAGGACAAGTGACAGGTCTTGATTTCAGCAAAAATATGTTATCTGTAGCCGAAAAGAAAAATAAGGAAAATCCGCATGAGCAGCTATCATTTATCTGGGGTAATGCAATGGAACTGCCCTTTGAGGATGATTCCTTTGATTTCGTGACCATCGGTTTTGGCTTGCGGAATGTCCCGGACTATCTCCAGGTATTGAAGGAGATGCACCGGGTGGTGAAGCCTGGAGGCAAGGTCGTGTGTTTGGAAACATCACAGCCTACGATGGCCGGATTTAAACAGATGTATTATTTTTATTTCAAGCGGATCATGCCAGTGCTTGGTAAGCTTTTGGCGAAAAGTTATGATGAATACAGCTGGCTGCAGGAGTCTGCAAAGGACTTCCCGGGTAAGAAGGAGCTCCGTGCATTATTCCAGCAGGCAGGACTGACGAACGTGAAGATTAAGACATATACCGGCGGTGTAGCGGCTATGCACATGGGAGAGAAGCCTGCGGTAAGGAGCTGACTGGTGTTATGTCTGGACGGATGAAGGTGACATGAATGAAACTACCGATGATCTACTCATATTTAAAGAAGGACTTGGACAAGATCGAGGATGCGATGACCAAGACGATTCGGGCAGAGCATCCCGTCCTGGAGGATGCGTCGGTACAGCTTCTCCGTGCCGGAGGGAAACGGATTCGGCCGGTTTTCGTTTTACTGAGCGGGAAGTTCGGTACATATGAGCTTCCTCGGATCCAAACAGTTGCGGTCGCACTAGAATTGATTCATATGGCATCACTGGTCCACGATGATGTCATCGATGACGCTGAACTCCGTCGGGGAAAACCGACAGTGAAAGCTCAATGGGATAATAAAGTGGCCATGTATGCAGGGGATTATATCTTCGCCCGTTCCCTGGAATATCTCTCGAAGCTAGAAGAACCGAGGGCGCATAAAATCCTTGCGCATACAATAGTGGAGCTTTGCATCGGAGAAGTGGAACAAATCAGGGATAAATATCGGATTGAGCAGCATCTGAAGGATTACCTCCGGCGTATCCGCAG from Terribacillus sp. FSL K6-0262 encodes:
- a CDS encoding heptaprenyl diphosphate synthase component 1, whose amino-acid sequence is MSYASMEELHTLRNKIEKRMQQAYLDENTEAPFLDENKLLLLQTLFGQTNLPDKQQTDYTITIMLIQMALDTHDKVIRFTKADETDEERKNRQLTVLAGNYYSALYYQILAGLGEIDMVALLATSIKEINEQKMSLYYDAATSEAFFGKLGRLEGNLFRTAASRYMDTASLEPLDDYFLISKLKQEARGDQQGPLSLKLAAILESQESGMTVPEAIHQEMEAAKARLLAKLDILPPAFAKLSRKLLLQGNRQKELYLEEG
- the hepT gene encoding heptaprenyl diphosphate synthase component II; translated protein: MKLPMIYSYLKKDLDKIEDAMTKTIRAEHPVLEDASVQLLRAGGKRIRPVFVLLSGKFGTYELPRIQTVAVALELIHMASLVHDDVIDDAELRRGKPTVKAQWDNKVAMYAGDYIFARSLEYLSKLEEPRAHKILAHTIVELCIGEVEQIRDKYRIEQHLKDYLRRIRRKTAILIAASARLGAIASGAPLGYERALYRYGYYVGMSYQIIDDVLDFTASEAELGKPAGGDLLQGNMTLPALIACEEDRFFKERLTQAFREPEALDREALKPFIEHIKASDAIDRSLAISDRYLEKAYRELDKLPPTRDRNTLKQIARHIGKRSS
- the menG gene encoding demethylmenaquinone methyltransferase; protein product: MAQETKEQRVHHVFEKIYDRYDFMNSVISFRRHRAWRRSVMKKMQVQPGDKALDVCCGTGDWSFSLAKAVGPKGQVTGLDFSKNMLSVAEKKNKENPHEQLSFIWGNAMELPFEDDSFDFVTIGFGLRNVPDYLQVLKEMHRVVKPGGKVVCLETSQPTMAGFKQMYYFYFKRIMPVLGKLLAKSYDEYSWLQESAKDFPGKKELRALFQQAGLTNVKIKTYTGGVAAMHMGEKPAVRS
- the spoIVA gene encoding stage IV sporulation protein A, which encodes MERVDIFKDISKRTNGDIYLGVVGAVRTGKSTFIKKFMELVVLPNMEDEAERARAQDELPQSAAGRTIMTTEPKFVPNNAVSLQVDEGLEVSVRVVDCVGYTVEGAKGFEDENGPRMINTPWYEEPIPFHDAAEIGTRKVIQEHSTIGVVVTTDGSIGEIPRSDYVEPEERVVSELKEVGKPFIMVINSVTPHNQNTELLRQELSEKYDIPVIAMSVESMTEHDVYNVLRESLYEFPVLEVNVNLPSWVMVLKEDHWLRSNYQTAIQETVKDIKRLRDVDRVVGYFDEYDYIERANLAGMELGEGVAEIDLHAPDALYDQVLKEIVGEEIRGKDHLLQLMQDFSHAKREYDQVSDALHMVKQTGYGIAAPSLQDMALDEPEIIRQGSRFGVRLKAVAPSIHMIKVDVHSEFAPIIGTEKQSEELVRYLMQDFEEDPLSIWDSDIFGRSLNSIVREGIQGKISLMPENARYKLKETLERIINEGSGGLIAIIL
- a CDS encoding NAD(P)H-dependent glycerol-3-phosphate dehydrogenase; this translates as MTQRITAVLGAGSWGTALAMVLADNGHEVRIWSHNPAQVAAINETRGNEKYLPGVTLPASITAYAAMEDTVKDADAVILVVPAKATREVASKLAAHLPADAVIAHATKGIEPKTSKRVSEMIEEELKAVDHRPVVVLSGPSHAEEVAKRQPTTLSASSVEMEEAKKVQELFMNENFRVYTITDMVGVELGGSLKNIIALGAGISDGLGYGDNAKAALITRGLAEIARLGTKLGANPLTFIGLSGMGDLIVTCTSVHSRNWRTGNMLGKGMSLEEALAQMGMAVEGVRTTEAVAELADKAGVEMPITKGINQILFHGAKAKDIVDQLMTRMPKHEMEDLQDVLNAR
- a CDS encoding stage VI sporulation protein F is translated as MADFQKNLIDQIQKKSNVKAEDIYKVANSVKSANFQDEATVRGLVKQLAAMAGKPLSQEKEDKIVKAIIGNNMPADMNTLSKLFKN
- a CDS encoding HU family DNA-binding protein; the protein is MNKTELINTVAEKSDLSKKDATKAVDAVFDSIMDSLKQGDKVQLIGFGNFEVRERAARKGRNPQTGNEIEIPASKVPAFKAGKALKDSVK